A part of Cannabis sativa cultivar Pink pepper isolate KNU-18-1 chromosome 6, ASM2916894v1, whole genome shotgun sequence genomic DNA contains:
- the LOC133039219 gene encoding uncharacterized protein LOC133039219, with amino-acid sequence MNGVVERRNKTLKNMVRSMIAHSTLPESLWGEAQKTTAYILNTDVEFRGRNKARDIAFDEELNSNSVATIIPDNVQASTPFIDQEMNLEPQQDNVDEAIVHEEQIQRPQEQEPLMRAMREKRNAISDDYFVFL; translated from the exons atgaatggtgttgtTGAGAGACGAAATAAGACTCTTAAGAATATGGTAAGGAGCATGATCGCTCATTCTACGTTACCTGAGTCCCTCTGGGGAGAAGCACAAAAGACAACAGCTTACATTCTGAATACA gatgttgaatTTAGGGGAAGAAATAAGGCTAGAGACATTGCTTTTGATGAGGAATTGAATTCAAACTCAGTTGCTACTATCATTCCAGACAATGTTCAGGCTTCCACACCTTTTATTGATCAAGAAATGAATCTAGAACCTCAACAGGATAATGTTGATGAGGCTATTGTTCATGAAGAACAAATTCAACGCCCTCAAGAACAAGAGCCATTAATGAGAGCCATGAGAGAGAAAAGAAATGCTATTTCAGAtgattattttgtatttctttaa